GGGCTTCAAGGGAATCGGTACCGTATTCCAGTTTGTATTCGGCGGAGATGGTGCGCCTCGGCAGCTTGTTTGGCTTTCGGGCGAGGATCAGCCCCTTCCGGGTGCGGTATGCAAGGGCGGTCCCGAAGACAAAGCCGCGCGCTTCGGCGCAGACTATGCGGTCGTAGTCGAGGTGTTCGACGGCGTTGGCGAGGGCGTCTATTGCGTCGTGCAGGGCAGGGCCGTCGTCGAGAAGCGGGGTTATATCCTTGAAGGAGACACCGGGTTTCGGGAAGTCAGCCACGGTCATTATGTGTCGCTCGATGTCTCTGAAGCTTGCGTCAGGGGCAGATCCGGCATCCGGCACGGGCCGTCAGCTCCGGTCCGAGCCGGGGTCGAAGGAGTCTATGAAGTTGGACATCATGAGCTCCTTGAGCCGGGA
This sequence is a window from Rubrobacter indicoceani. Protein-coding genes within it:
- a CDS encoding adenine phosphoribosyltransferase, which produces MPDAGSAPDASFRDIERHIMTVADFPKPGVSFKDITPLLDDGPALHDAIDALANAVEHLDYDRIVCAEARGFVFGTALAYRTRKGLILARKPNKLPRRTISAEYKLEYGTDSLEAHVDSIPPGTRVLVADDLLATGGTARAMCQLVENAGGVVAGAAFMIELLYLGGRQAITPHEVVSLITYENPED